Part of the Marispirochaeta aestuarii genome, ATATTTATATTACAATTACTTACGCGCATACCGTCTTCACGTATCTTCTTTTCTTATACCAGATATCTCCAGAAGCTCAATCCTGAATTCCCCGGTCTCGACGGTCATGACGAGGCAGCTCGACATTTGCGTCGAGACCGCTGCCGGACGCTTCCTGGTCGGGAGAATTATGGATTCCCAGGATTTCAAGGCGTGACCGCAGCCTGCGTTCGCTGATTTTCAGTCTCCGGGCCGCCTCGCTCTGGTTACCCTTTGCTTCCTTCAGGGCGCAGCTGATCAGCTGCTTTTCGAAGCTGTTCATCTTCTCCTGATAGTCGGTTCCGGTGGCTGAATCGCAGAGCTGATGAATCTCGTCCTCAAAGGATGTTTTGACTCCTGCACTTTCCAGATCCCGAAGACTTATATGCGTACCCCGGGCCATAATGATTCCCCGCTCTATCATGTTCTCGAGTTCCCGCACATTACCGTGAAAAGGCAGTCTCATAAGAAGATCCAGGGCCTCCCGGGTGATCCCCTGTATGGAACGATTGTTCTTCAGATTGAAAATCCGGATAAAATGCTCAACCAGGGGGGGGATATCCTCTTTCCTGGCCCTCAGGGGCGGGATGGTTACATTCACGACATTGAGACGCCAGTACAGATCCGTCCTGAAGCTTCCTTCCGCCACCAGTCCTTCCAGATCCCGGTTGGTGGCAGCAATTATGCGCACATTGAGCTGGCGGGTATGGTTTTCTCCCAGACGCTGGATCTGGCCGAACTGAATTGCCCGGAGCAGCTTTACCTGTATGGAGGGGGGAATGTCTCCGACCTCATCAATAAAGAGGGAGCCTCCGTCGGCCTCCTCGAATCTGCCGGCACGGTCCTGATCCGCCCCGGTAAAAGAGCCCTTCGCATGGCCGAAGAGTTCACTCTCCATGAGGGACTCCGGCAGGGCCGCAATGTTTACCGTGACAAAGGGCTGTTCCTTCCGCAGGCTGGATTTGTGGATAAGCCGCGCCATGAGTTCTTTTCCCGTACCGCTTTCTCCGGTGATCAGTATAATTGCGTCGCTCCGGGCTGAACGGGATACGAGGTTAAGAACCTGCTGCATTGCCCTGCTCTGAAACACAACCATGGAAAGGCCGTCAAAACTCTCCTCGATCTCCCGCTGTACTATCTGATTTTCCCGGACAACACAGCTCTTTTCAAAAATCCGGACAATGAGATGCTCGATCTCATCTTTTCTGGTGGGCTTTACCAGGTAATCGTCTCCGCCGTTCTGCAGGATGTGAACTGCATCCCGGGCATCTTCAAAAGCGGTCATTACCACGACACTGACAAGGGGGTTATCGGCCTTGATGCGCTTAAGAACCTCCAGACCGTTAATATCGGGAAGCCGGTAGTCCGTCAGAACAAGGTCCACGCTGCGGCTTTTTACTGTTTCCAGCCCCTGGGTACCGGTTTCGGCGCTCAGATATTCTATGGAGGGAAACTCGATTTTTTCGCAAATTACCCTGAGCAGCTCCAGCTGTGTCGCATCGTCATCAACAGCCAGAAGAGTGAACTGTGGGTTTTCCATATATAGTTTATCGGCATTAAAGGGGAATACCCCAATTACTGGGTATTTATATAGAGAATTGATTCGTGCTCGGGGCTCTGCCCGATAAGCTGACGGTAGAGATTGCGATAGTTTTTTGGGGAGCGTCCGGTATATTTCTTGAAAACCCGGGAAAAGTGGAACTCCGAGTTGAACTGAAGTCGCTCGGCGATCTGGTAGATATACATGTCACTGGAAATCAGCATACTGGTGGCGGCTTCGATGCGCAATTTGGTCAGGTATTTCATGGGAGTGGTCTTGAGCTTATGCCTGAACAGACGGATAAGATGCTCCTCGGATATCCGCAGACGTCCTGCCAGGCTCTTCAGACTCGTACGTTTAAAAACAGAGTTCTGCATATGCATAAGGGCCTTTTCTATATGGATATTCTCCGTGTTCCCCTGCCGAAGGCTGCTGTCACCGCCCATAAGCAGGTATATAAAGGAGACAAGCTGATGTACGGCAGACATCTGCATATAGGCCGCCGCGGAAAGAGCTTTTTCCCTCAACTCCTCAAAGAAAAAGCGATAGGTGTTCCCTATCCTGTAGCAGCGCTGCCAGTTCAGATCCTGTTCCAGAAGTGAGCGAAGCTCACCGTCTTCGTCGTCAACCTGGAGCAGAAGGGCATAATAGGAGATCGGGTCTTCCGTATCGCTGGCTTCGATACGGTGCCGTACCCCCGGAGGGGAGATAAACAGGGAGCCCGGCTCAAGAATGAACCTCTGGTTGCCGTTCAGAAACCTTCCCTGGCCGCCCAGGAAATAGTGAACCTCGTATTCATCCGATCCATGGTAGTGAAAGCGGCTGTGCCACTGCATCTCATCGGGCTCCCTGAGATGATAGACAAAGACCGCTTCTTTTATAGTCATATATCAATTTTATGCATGTTTTATCACTCCTGTCCATGGGTTTTCTGCATCTCCGGGCTGATACTTTAAACAGTGACGGAGGAAAATTTATGAGGACAGTAATAGGGATCGATGTAGGAACCCAAAGCACCAAGGTTGTCTTCTACGATTATGAAAATAAGCGTATTGCCGCTACAGGCAGCGCGTCTCACAATATCCTGTCCGGGGATGACGGAACCAGCGAACAGGAGGCTTCCTGGTGGATATCCGCCATTCAGGAGTCCATGTCCCGGGTTCCAGCAGAAATCCGCGAAACAGCCGTTGCGGTCGGGGTCTCAGGACAGCAGCACGGCTTTGTTCCCCTGGACAAGGACGGAAATGTGCTGTACCGGGTAAAACTCTGGAACGATACATCCACCGTGGCGGAATGCGAGGAGATTACCCGCGCCTTCGGGGGAGAGGAAAAACTGTTTCAGCAGGCCGGGAACCTTATCCTTCCCGGATACACCGCCGCCAAGATCCTCTGGCTTAAAAAACACAAACCGGAACTCTTTGCCCGCATGGCCCACGTGCTGCTTCCCCACGATTATGTGAACTTTGTATTGACCGGGGAATACAGCATGGAGTACGGCGACGCCTCGGGTACCGGTCTGCTGAACATACGGGATCGCAGCTGGAACGCTGAACTCTGCGGGGTGATCGATCCGAAGCTGATTACCATGCTCCCGGAACACCGGGCTCCCGGAGACGGTGCAGGCACGGTCAGCGGAGAAGCAGCGGAGCGTTTCGGAATCCCCCGGGGAATTCCCGTTTCCACCGGCGGCGGAGACAACATGATGGCTGCCCTCGGAACAGGCACTGTCCGGGACGGACAGGTCAGCATGAGTCTGGGCACATCCGGGACCCTCTTTGCCTTCTCGTCAAAGCCCATAATCGACTCTGCAGGCACCATTGCGGCTTTCTGCTCATCCAATGACGGATGGCTGCCCCTGTTATGCACCATGAACTGCACCGTGGCGACGGAACAGACCAGAAAGCTCTTTGATGTTGATGTTGATCAGCTGGATGCACTGGTCGGCTCCGTCCCTCCCGGCAGCAACGGGGTTACCGTCCTGCCCTTCTTTACCGGCGAGCGGGTGCCGAACCTGCCCTTTGCCAGGGCAAGCATTATGGGGCTTTCTTCGACAAATACCGGCAGGGAGAACATTCTGAAGGCCTCCATGGAAGCTGCGATTTACGGCATGCGCCTCGGCTTGAACAGCCTGTCAGAACTCGGTCTGTCGGCCCGGCAGATTACCCTGACCGGCGGAGGATCGAAGAGCAGGGTTTGGCGGCAACTGGCGGCGGACATCACCGGTGTCCCGGTCCGGCTGCCAAACTTTCACGACAGCGCAGCACTGGGGGCTGCCCTGCAGGCCCTCTGGTACCGGGATGTTTTTGAAAACACGGCAGGAGTCTCCTCCATGGCGGATTACGTGGAAGAGCATACCGGCAGCCAGGAGACGGAACTTATTGAACCCGGAAAAAACAGAGACGGATACCAGGAGGGCTACAAACGTTACGCCCGTTATATTGAACTGCTGACACCACTGTACAAATAAACTCTCAGAGGAGGAGATATGAGCAAGGTATTTATTGGTGGGAAAGAGTATTTTCCCGGAATAGGCAAAATCAACTACGAAGGAAAAGAGTCGGACAATCCCCTGGCCTTCAAGTTCTACGACGAGAACTGGATTGTTGCAGGCAAAAGCATGAAGGAGCATCTGCGTTTCGCCGTCGCCTACTGGCACACCCTGACGGAAGACGGTTCGGATCCCTTCGGCGACGCCACCCAGGACCGTCCCTGGAATCAGGCCAAGGATCCTTTGAAGGAGGCGGAAGAGAAGGCCGATGCCGCTTTTGAGTTCTTTACAAAACTGGGAGCTCCCTACTACTGCTTCCACGATGTAGACGCAGCCCCCGATGCCGACGACGTGAAGGAATACGAAAAGAACGTCGAAACCGTCACTTCCATGCTGCTGGAACGGCAGAAGGCAACGGGAATGAAACTCCTGTGGAATACGGCAAACATGTTTTCCCATCCGCGCTACATGAACGGAGCAGCCACGAACCCGGATTTCCGGGTACTCTCCCGGGCTGCAGTCCAGGTAAAGGCGATGCTTGATGCAAACGTAAAGCTGGGGGGAGAAAACTATGTATTCTGGGGCGGCCGTGAAGGATACACCCAGCTCTTCAACACCGACATGAAACGGGAACAGGAACACCTGGCCCGTTTTCTCTCCTTGGCACGGGATTATGGGCGTAAGATCGGCTTTAAAGGGCCCTTCCTCATCGAACCGAAACCCATGGAACCCTCCAAGCACCAGTACGACAGCGATGCCGCCGCGGTAATCGCCTTCCTGAAAACCTACGATCTGGCCGGAGATTTCATGATCAACATAGAAGCCAACCATGCCACCCTGGCTGGAAAGGCTTTTCCTCA contains:
- a CDS encoding sigma-54-dependent transcriptional regulator, encoding MENPQFTLLAVDDDATQLELLRVICEKIEFPSIEYLSAETGTQGLETVKSRSVDLVLTDYRLPDINGLEVLKRIKADNPLVSVVVMTAFEDARDAVHILQNGGDDYLVKPTRKDEIEHLIVRIFEKSCVVRENQIVQREIEESFDGLSMVVFQSRAMQQVLNLVSRSARSDAIILITGESGTGKELMARLIHKSSLRKEQPFVTVNIAALPESLMESELFGHAKGSFTGADQDRAGRFEEADGGSLFIDEVGDIPPSIQVKLLRAIQFGQIQRLGENHTRQLNVRIIAATNRDLEGLVAEGSFRTDLYWRLNVVNVTIPPLRARKEDIPPLVEHFIRIFNLKNNRSIQGITREALDLLMRLPFHGNVRELENMIERGIIMARGTHISLRDLESAGVKTSFEDEIHQLCDSATGTDYQEKMNSFEKQLISCALKEAKGNQSEAARRLKISERRLRSRLEILGIHNSPDQEASGSGLDANVELPRHDRRDRGIQD
- a CDS encoding helix-turn-helix transcriptional regulator, whose amino-acid sequence is MTIKEAVFVYHLREPDEMQWHSRFHYHGSDEYEVHYFLGGQGRFLNGNQRFILEPGSLFISPPGVRHRIEASDTEDPISYYALLLQVDDEDGELRSLLEQDLNWQRCYRIGNTYRFFFEELREKALSAAAYMQMSAVHQLVSFIYLLMGGDSSLRQGNTENIHIEKALMHMQNSVFKRTSLKSLAGRLRISEEHLIRLFRHKLKTTPMKYLTKLRIEAATSMLISSDMYIYQIAERLQFNSEFHFSRVFKKYTGRSPKNYRNLYRQLIGQSPEHESILYINTQ
- the xylB gene encoding xylulokinase; its protein translation is MRTVIGIDVGTQSTKVVFYDYENKRIAATGSASHNILSGDDGTSEQEASWWISAIQESMSRVPAEIRETAVAVGVSGQQHGFVPLDKDGNVLYRVKLWNDTSTVAECEEITRAFGGEEKLFQQAGNLILPGYTAAKILWLKKHKPELFARMAHVLLPHDYVNFVLTGEYSMEYGDASGTGLLNIRDRSWNAELCGVIDPKLITMLPEHRAPGDGAGTVSGEAAERFGIPRGIPVSTGGGDNMMAALGTGTVRDGQVSMSLGTSGTLFAFSSKPIIDSAGTIAAFCSSNDGWLPLLCTMNCTVATEQTRKLFDVDVDQLDALVGSVPPGSNGVTVLPFFTGERVPNLPFARASIMGLSSTNTGRENILKASMEAAIYGMRLGLNSLSELGLSARQITLTGGGSKSRVWRQLAADITGVPVRLPNFHDSAALGAALQALWYRDVFENTAGVSSMADYVEEHTGSQETELIEPGKNRDGYQEGYKRYARYIELLTPLYK
- the xylA gene encoding xylose isomerase, which produces MSKVFIGGKEYFPGIGKINYEGKESDNPLAFKFYDENWIVAGKSMKEHLRFAVAYWHTLTEDGSDPFGDATQDRPWNQAKDPLKEAEEKADAAFEFFTKLGAPYYCFHDVDAAPDADDVKEYEKNVETVTSMLLERQKATGMKLLWNTANMFSHPRYMNGAATNPDFRVLSRAAVQVKAMLDANVKLGGENYVFWGGREGYTQLFNTDMKREQEHLARFLSLARDYGRKIGFKGPFLIEPKPMEPSKHQYDSDAAAVIAFLKTYDLAGDFMINIEANHATLAGKAFPHDLAVAANAGLLGSIDANRGDPQNGWDTDQFPTDVYDATHAMLVVLQNGGLGSGGLNFDAKVRRNSTDLEDLFHAHIGGMDTFAIALEAADRIIARGLVKKFRDSRYESYNSGRGAEFEQGKLSFEDLRDYAAGIKEIPKISGKQEQIENAINQILFG